The Montipora capricornis isolate CH-2021 chromosome 6, ASM3666992v2, whole genome shotgun sequence genome has a window encoding:
- the LOC138052023 gene encoding ceramide-1-phosphate transfer protein-like, with product MSQRKFELTIVLDSFKNALQGDGILVMDEYIRGYDELCIFFDMLGSVFGFITSDVREKIGILQEHRKSENGEKYCLIQGMFDYEIANNLTQKRTPPLSGSRTLLRLHRALAFTMLFMRKLSEASEHDSSSAMAADAYNQSLANFHPWLIRKAAVWAMYTLPNVGDLQKKIAPSSVGQQETRRLLKEVTEVIKSVYDITEELYTKHDLHGLP from the coding sequence ATGTCTCAGAGAAAGTTTGAACTTACAATTGTACTGGATTCTTTTAAAAACGCTCTACAAGGAGATGGAATCCTTGTGATGGACGAGTATATTCGAGGCTATGACGAGCTTTGTATATTTTTCGATATGCTGGGAAGTGTATTTGGATTTATAACTTCTGATGTCAGAGAAAAGATTGGAATTCTTCAAGAACACCGTAAATCAGAGAATGGAGAAAAGTACTGTTTAATTCAGGGGATGTTTGATTATGAAATAGCGAACAATTTAACTCAGAAGCGAACTCCACCTCTTTCGGGCTCAAGAACATTGCTTAGGTTACACCGTGCACTGGCTTTTACCATGTTGTTCATGAGAAAGCTCAGCGAGGCGTCAGAACATGACTCTTCATCGGCCATGGCTGCAGATGCCTATAATCAGTCTCTTGCCAATTTCCACCCTTGGTTAATCCGCAAAGCAGCCGTATGGGCTATGTATACCTTGCCTAATGTTGGAGATTTGCAGAAGAAAATTGCACCATCAAGCGTTGGACAACAAGAAACGAGAAGATTGTTAAAAGAAGTGACAGAAGTGATTAAGTCTGTCTATGATATCACAGAGGAGCTCTACACAAAACACGATCTTCATGGTTTGCcataa